A stretch of Lactuca sativa cultivar Salinas chromosome 6, Lsat_Salinas_v11, whole genome shotgun sequence DNA encodes these proteins:
- the LOC111895206 gene encoding uncharacterized protein LOC111895206 has product MGGVVVLHPQDSFNNHHDNLYSTHQTIKMVPTHMKHNHPSPTPNFTVSDRRRQTPPKKIVRKKGRTTEVVASEKSVKTTEFFAGFAFVDSPPPSSVPLPGFFMKNFVEARNDDPTTGLRRILGLSLS; this is encoded by the coding sequence ATGGGTGGTGTTGTTGTTCTTCATCCTCAAGATTCTTTCAACAATCATCATGATAATTTGTATTCTACTCATCAAACCATTAAAATGGTTCCTACTCATATGAAACACAATCACCCTTCTCCCACCCCTAATTTCACTGTATCCGATCGCCGGAGACAAACACCACCGAAGAAAATAgtaaggaagaaaggaagaaccACGGAGGTAGTGGCTTCTGAGAAATCGGTTAAAACAACGGAATTCTTTGCCGGATTTGCGTTTGTTGATTCACCTCCTCCGAGCTCTGTTCCTTTACCGGGTTTTTTCATGAAGAACTTTGTGGAGGCGAGGAACGATGATCCCACCACCGGTCTCCGGCGGATCCTTGGTTTGAGCCTCTCTTAG